Within Butyrivibrio fibrisolvens, the genomic segment GGAATACTGATAAGATCTGACGATGAGATCAAAAACGATACCAGATCAAGCGAAACATATACTTTTGATATAACTATTACTAATCCTAAAGTAAACGGCAATATCCAGCCCAAGGATTCAAATTCTGTAGAGATCAAATTTTCAAATGTTATAGACACAGCTTCAGAAGATACATATCTTACTGTTTATTATGTAAAAACAAATGAATCGGACGATACAGTTTCTGAGACTACAGAGGAAAAGAAAGATCCTGACAATAATACAGATTCAGCCAATAATACAGCTGATAATACAGACAACAATACAGACAACAATACAGATAAAGAAGCTGATGAAGTAAATGATAGACCTGACGGGTCAACAACAGTAGAAGGCCTGGAGAAAGTTAGTGATACCAAGAACAATACAAGAAATATAGATTTTAAAGCAGAGCACTTTTCTACATACACAATTGTTTCAAACAGGGAGACACAGTCTTATTACAAACCGGCACAGTATACTCCCAAGGCATTTAAGATTCTCACAGGAACAGGCAAAAATCTTGGAAAAGGTGATTTTACTTTCACAATAGTAAGAACAGATGAGCAGGGCACTCCGTATCCGGAGTCAAGTAATCTCTACTATAAAGAAAGTGGCGTTCCCAATGATGATAAGGGAATTATAACATTCTCAACCCTTTCCTTTGATACACCGGACACTTACTATTTCAAGCTTACAGAAGATATACCTGATGATTCTGCCAAAGATCCGCACATGACATATGATACAAGCTACTTTATATTAAGACTTTATGTATCAGAATATATAGATGATCGTACTAAGCTTGTAGCAAACCCTGCATATGTCAAGAATGATACGCTTCCACCTGTAAGTGTAAGTTTGTATGACTATTATGGGCCGACAATTAATGTGGATCATGCATTTAAGTTCTCTGACGGAACTTATTATTATGAAAATACTACCAGACATGCAGCAGCTTCCGGAAAATTCAATCATTATACCGGCAGCACTGCCAGTGACAAGAGAGTAAAAGGTATCGTACAGTCTGAACTTGTAGACGGATACCCGGTATTAAACCCAGATGTTACCGGATCTAATGAGAGCCTTAAGTATCTCTTTACAGATGTATCCGCAGGAGTTGCAGATAAGAGAGAGAATGTTATCCTCTACGATATAGGTGATGGGGGGTCGTATAGATATGTAAACAAAGCTTTTTATCCATTTGATAATAATAGCCAAAAAGAAACTGGCGATCAACATAACTATCACTTCAGCACAGTAACAGAAGCAGCCTTCGTAATACCTACAGACGGACTTATACATACAGAAGATGACCCGAGTATCACTGCAGACATGGTCTATAACTTTGAAGGTGACGATGATGTATGGGTATTCATTGACGGACATCTTGTAATAGACCTCGGCGGAGTTCATGACAAGGTTGGAGCTGAGCTTAACTTTAACACAGGGACAATACAATATTATCAGTATTCTAACAAGAACTCGGGTAGCAGAGTTAATACTGCCAGCGGTAATCTTGCAGATATATTGGGCGCAGGATACAAGGATGGCAAGGTTCACACACTTAAGATCTTCTATTTTGAAAGAGGTAAGAATCTTTCTGAATTTGATTCAGACTTTAACCTGGCTCTTATCGCAGAGTTTAACAACATCTATGATGAGGAAAAAACTGTTGAAGGAACCAGTGTAAAGTTTTCAGGAACCAAGACACTTACAGGAAGAAGCCTTGCAGCTGACGAGTTCTCATTTGAACTTAAGGATGAAGAAGGCAATGTGATAGAGACAGTTACTAACAGCGCAGACGGATCATTTGCTTTCTCAGAGATACCATATGTATTCACAGATGACAGAAATGATGTCGGAGATCATAAGTACACGATAAACGAGGTAATAGGAAGCCTATCAGGAGTCGTATATGACACCAGAGTTTATAACATAACAGTAAGTGTTAAATATGACAGCGAAGGCAGCAGACTTGTAGCGACGATAGACGGTCTAAGTCAAGATGGAAGCGGAGCGAACTTCACCAATACATTCTCTGTAACACCTCCGCCGCCGACGCCTCCAGTTCCTCCAACACCACCAACACCACCAACGCCTCCGACACCGCCTACAACCTATACAACACCTACTCCACCTACTCCTGTAGATACACCTGCAGTACTTGGTGCTACAAGGCAGGAAGAAGTAATAGTACCTGCAGAGACACCTGCAGTACTTGGTGAGAGTAGAGTCAGAAATACCGGTGATGAAAGCAAGATTCTATTAAGAGTAATAATAATCCTTATATGCGCAGGTGTTATAACGGGTATTATCCTAATAGGAAGAAAAGAGAAAGAAAACTCTAAATAAAGATATACGAATTGTGAATATATCTTTGTTTAGTACATAAACAAAGTTCAATTGTACCGAATCCAAATCCGCCTTATTATCAGTGACATTCTTTGAATGTAATTGAAAATAAGGCGGATTTTTGTTCCTTGAAAAGATAAAAATGATTGAATATGCGTTCAAAACCAATATATAATTTCGTAACATATTATCGCTATTTCGACCAATGTTTATTGAAAAGACATTTTTGAAGCGATATAGTGATATTAGGTAAAAAGAATTCATATTGGTAATTTTTACTCAGGGAACGCCCGGTATTTTGAGCCCTGTGTCTTAAAACGAGAACGCATTATGCACTGGATATGCGCTGCAACTCTCGCTTTGAGACACAGGGCTTTTAGATTCAAAAAGGGCAAATAAAATACAGAGGATGGAAGGCAACTCTAAATAATCCTGAAAAAATTACCTTAGGTAACAGTTAACCTGGTATAAGTGAGAGGGATTGCTTATGAGAAAAACAAAGTCGAGAATTTTAGCATGGATGCTGACAGTTGCATTGGTGCTGAGTACATTCGCTAGTGATTTTGCATCCATAGTAACCTACGCGGATGGTTCGCCTGATGAGGAAACTGTAGAAGCTACTGCAGAGCCTGCAGCTGAACCGGCACCTGAAGTTACTGAACCGGCACCGGAACCCGAGCCGGATCCGGATCCGGAACCTGCTCCTGAACCCGAGCCGACACCAGATCCAGAGCCTGAACCACAGCCAGTTCCTGAAGAAGAACCTGAGGTTGAAGAGGAAGAAACTGAAGGCGAGCTTGAGGAAGATGTAGAAGGCGAAGATCTTACAGAAGAGCCCGAAGAAGTTGTAGAAGAAACTTCTGAAGATGAGGCCAACATTATCACAATTACATATAACACAACTGAAGGCGGTAAGGTTTATAAGGGCGAAGATGAGTATGTTGACTACTTCGAAGAGAAAGTAAACCTTGACGCTGAAACTGTTGTATATGTAGGTACAGTTGCAGTAGCAGATGACGGATATACATTCAAGTATTGGAAAGATGCTGATGATAATACCGTATCTGAAGATGCAACATTCGTTCCTTCAGGAATCACAGAGTCCAAGACTTACACAGCAGTATTTGAAGAAATCGTTGTAGAGCCTGAAGAACCTGAAGAGCCTGAAGAACCCGAAGTAGAAGAAGTTGAAGTAGTAGAAGAAAAGAACGTAACAGTAGCTTATATAGCTACAGAAGGCGGATCAGTTTCTAAAGAGACTGAGACAGTCAATGTCAATGATGAAGAAGCAGCATTTGAAGGATCAACAGCAACAGCAGATGACGGATACAAGTTCATAGGCTGGAAAGATGCAGATGGCAATATCGTATCAGAAGATCCTACATATGTTCCTTCTAATATAGAAGAAGATGCTACATACACAGCAGCTTTCGAACTCGAAGAAGATGAAGAAGTTGCAGGTGCCAAGGTTGTTACTATTACATATAAAACAACCGAAGGCGGTAGCGTATCCAAGACAAGTGAAAAGATAGACCTTGAAGACAAAGAAGCTAAGATCGAAGGTTCAACAGCAACAGCAGATGACGGATACAAGTTCATAGGCTGGAAAGATGCTAATGGAACAGTAGTTTGGGAAGAAGCTAAGTTTACTCCTTCTAATATAGAAAAAGATACTACTTTTACAGCAGCATTCGAAAAGAAAGAAGAAAAGCCTGCAGTTACATTCCATAGAACAGCTAACGGAATCTATGTTCGTATAGATGCTCCTGAAGGCGCATTCCCTAAAGGAACAACAGTATCCGTAGAAGCTAAGAATGATGACAGTATCATAAGTGCAGCAACTAAGGCAGCAGAAGATCAGGCTGGCGATGACTATACAGTTGAGAAGGTTATAGCAGTTGATATTACATTCTCATATGATGGCCATGAGATAGAGCCACTGGTACCTATAAGCGTATCACTTACAACAAGCGAGATCGCAAATGCTAACGAAGCATCAGTTGTCCATGTTGATGACAGCGGCAATGCATCAGTTGTTGGTGCAAGCATAAATGGCAACAAAGCTGAGTTTAGTTCAGATGCATTTTCAGTCTATGCTGTAGTTACTGGTACGCATGACGAGAATAGCAGATTATTAGTTAAGTTCTTTAATGGTACGACAGAGATAGCTTCTATCTACGTTAAAGAAAGTGATAAGATGGAAGAAGTTCTGTATGATCCTGGTGTTGGAACACTTGCAGAAGATGTTATCTTTATGGGATGGACTACAGATGAAGAATATACAACAGAATCTACAGTATATACCATTGATGGTGTACGTAATGCAATAGCTAATTATGAAAATTGGGAAAGCGTTAAGGATGGTGATACTGTTATATATTATGCTGCTCTATTTAAACAGTATACAGTAACTTATCTTGATGAGACAAATACTGCTCTTAGTGAAAACGTTATTAGTATAAAAGCAACAGCATCTGGTGAAGAACTTGTTCAGGAATATACGGTTAATCAGGCATACTCACCATCTGATGATATACATGATTTCCAGGGCTGGAATGTTATTGATGTAGACAGTCAGGATAATATAGTTAAATTGAATGGTGAAGATTATACCTATAAAGAAGGCAATACATTCCAAAATAAGGATGTTATTTCAATAATTGGAAATGTTATATTTACTGTTAATGCTCCTGAAGGACACTGGCTTATATATGAAGAGAATGGTAAAGGCGCTACTTATACAGCTCCTCAGTTTATATTGTCAGATGAAGTAACAGTAGAACCTGATCCGACTAGAATGGTAAGAAAAGGATATACATTTGACGGATGGTATTTAGGTGCACCTGAAACAATAGGTGTAACTGATCCAACCGGAGCAGAATTTGAATTTGGAAGAAAGCTTGAGACAAAGACTACAATTTATGCTAAATGGACAGCAGTAGAAGAGGCACCTTTCACCATACTTATATGGAAAGAAAAAGAAGGTGGAAGTGGTTCTTACGAATTTGCTGAGTCTTATGTAGGAACAGGAACTGTAGGCGAAAGTATAAAAGATTCTATAATAAAGGAATTTACTACAGGCGATCTTAAATATATAACAATTGATGGCGAAAAATATGGAGGAATTACATCTGTATCAAGTGGTACTGAATCGGATCCATACACAGGATTTACATATTCAAATACTGAAGATGATGAGATAGTACCTGAGGGTACAGCGGTAGCAAATATATATTTTGATCGTGTACAGTATACTTTTAGATTCTATGTTACAAGGACCAACAATCGTGGAAACAGTCCGGAGGGTTCATCGGCTTATTCAGAAAACGGTACTTATTATGGGAATTGGGGTACTGGATTATCTTATATTACTAGTATTAGTGGTTTAGGAGATATATCATATGAATCCTCTGGAAGATATAGATATTACTACTATAGTATTACAGCATATTATGGCGATGATATAAGTAGCTTATGGCCGCAATATTCTTCTGTAACTTCCTCTTCTACATTTGTAAGCTGGATTCTTATGCCTTCAGCTAAGGCAAGAATAGGTGATGGAGGAGGTCAAGATACAGTTAAGGGATCGATTAGTATTATGGATGAGCAGATACTTGGTAACCTTTCTTCTAAATCTGGAAACTTTGTAACTGCTCGTTATGGAAATCCTAATGCATGGACTTATTATATTCATTTTGGAACTACAAATGCTGCTGGCAATATAGTTTATAGTGAAACTCCAGATAAAACACTTGACGTTAAATCTCAGGCAACATCGTATACAGGACAGCATGCACCTGCTTATGATGGTTATACTAATGATGCGGATTTAACAACAGGATCAACAAGATCCCCATATTACGTACATTTCTATTATATTCCAAATAAATATGCTATAAACTTTATGGATGGAGCATATATTGATGGTAATGGTAATGTTATAGAAAATAAATCCGGTGAGAATCTTAGCACAACAGAAAATATCACTTATAAATCAGATATTAGCAGCTACAATGATTATAAACCAGCTGACGTAGCCGGCTATATATTTGATGGATGGTATATGGATAAGGCATGTACTGAAGGTAACGAATATGTATTTGATACTATGCCATTAGGTTCAATAACTGTATATGCTAAATGGCGTCAGATTGAATACCGTGTATTCCTTCATCCAAATGCAGGTACAGATTCAACACTTTCCTGGGGTTCTAATAGTCAGGCAATGAACTTCAGAATTGCATATAATGGTACAATAAGTGTTCCAACAGGTACCAGAACAGGATACACCTTTGTAGGCTGGTATACTGATGAAGCTTGTACTCAGGTATTTAATGCTGAAGGATTCAAACTTAATGAAACAACTGTAACTACAGATTATGATAAAACAAGCCATTTTACAGATCCTATGGATAAATGGGGCAATGGCGCAACATCCAACAAAGACGTAGATAGATTTTGGATTAAAAAAGAATTCAATCTCTATGCAAAATGGAGATCTACTATTGAAGGTGCAGATGGTATAAATGTTGAATATAGTTCATATGATACTACTTTGAGTGTCGGTAGTGATACTACTAAGGCTGATAGTAAAACCTATGTAGATCAGGCAAAAGCTACTGCATTCCCTGCAGTAACAGCGCCTACCGGCTATCAGTTTGATCATTGGGTAATGCAGACATGGAATGGCAAGAGTGGAGAAGACGGAAAATATATAGATGTTGAAGGATCTATTATATATCCTGGTCAGTCCTATGAAGTACTTTTAGCTAATGCTCAAAAAATTAGTAATAATGATGATGAGGGAACATTTACTTATATTGTCAGACTTCGTGCTGCTTATAAAGAAGTTGAGGAGCCAACTGTTACATTTATTCCATGGTTTGAAAACGATGGTACAGAAGCTTTCCATGAAGATACTACTAATGCAGAAGGTAAGGCTCTCGTTGTAAATGAAGCTGTAAATATTCAGGAAGCACTGACTCGCGAAGGATATACCTTTATAGGTTGGGCTAGAGTTGATATGGGTGAAACTACTGATGCTGCTATTAGCTTCATGAAAACTCAAAGCAACTA encodes:
- a CDS encoding Spy0128 family protein — translated: MNKRFVKTLFSGTVAATVLFHTLGNSSITTLAENDAGESSSVTQQLNETQQNDENSAAGSVNDAGNSGGSSDNAVNEIPVTGSQSNDDTGAPSDNTDQDTGNNVNTNSTDINTDNMHAENSDNPDHDISDPEESDETDLLDDESDGSDTEENITEKTSEDSSENADNSTGNFKITYLANNGGILLSDDVKTDMVEEYVDLEAETLTITGALAAADEGYEFVNWTYEEQIVSEDEEFTPSKDLIQTIAESNDSAAFYANFIVVSSDELTYNDPFDKEVTVDGITVTAHADAGVIPDGSVLNVTKVDSSLEAKVQEAADDMADSISESNDNEAASSSSDSSGILIRSDDEIKNDTRSSETYTFDITITNPKVNGNIQPKDSNSVEIKFSNVIDTASEDTYLTVYYVKTNESDDTVSETTEEKKDPDNNTDSANNTADNTDNNTDNNTDKEADEVNDRPDGSTTVEGLEKVSDTKNNTRNIDFKAEHFSTYTIVSNRETQSYYKPAQYTPKAFKILTGTGKNLGKGDFTFTIVRTDEQGTPYPESSNLYYKESGVPNDDKGIITFSTLSFDTPDTYYFKLTEDIPDDSAKDPHMTYDTSYFILRLYVSEYIDDRTKLVANPAYVKNDTLPPVSVSLYDYYGPTINVDHAFKFSDGTYYYENTTRHAAASGKFNHYTGSTASDKRVKGIVQSELVDGYPVLNPDVTGSNESLKYLFTDVSAGVADKRENVILYDIGDGGSYRYVNKAFYPFDNNSQKETGDQHNYHFSTVTEAAFVIPTDGLIHTEDDPSITADMVYNFEGDDDVWVFIDGHLVIDLGGVHDKVGAELNFNTGTIQYYQYSNKNSGSRVNTASGNLADILGAGYKDGKVHTLKIFYFERGKNLSEFDSDFNLALIAEFNNIYDEEKTVEGTSVKFSGTKTLTGRSLAADEFSFELKDEEGNVIETVTNSADGSFAFSEIPYVFTDDRNDVGDHKYTINEVIGSLSGVVYDTRVYNITVSVKYDSEGSRLVATIDGLSQDGSGANFTNTFSVTPPPPTPPVPPTPPTPPTPPTPPTTYTTPTPPTPVDTPAVLGATRQEEVIVPAETPAVLGESRVRNTGDESKILLRVIIILICAGVITGIILIGRKEKENSK
- a CDS encoding MucBP domain-containing protein: MRKTKSRILAWMLTVALVLSTFASDFASIVTYADGSPDEETVEATAEPAAEPAPEVTEPAPEPEPDPDPEPAPEPEPTPDPEPEPQPVPEEEPEVEEEETEGELEEDVEGEDLTEEPEEVVEETSEDEANIITITYNTTEGGKVYKGEDEYVDYFEEKVNLDAETVVYVGTVAVADDGYTFKYWKDADDNTVSEDATFVPSGITESKTYTAVFEEIVVEPEEPEEPEEPEVEEVEVVEEKNVTVAYIATEGGSVSKETETVNVNDEEAAFEGSTATADDGYKFIGWKDADGNIVSEDPTYVPSNIEEDATYTAAFELEEDEEVAGAKVVTITYKTTEGGSVSKTSEKIDLEDKEAKIEGSTATADDGYKFIGWKDANGTVVWEEAKFTPSNIEKDTTFTAAFEKKEEKPAVTFHRTANGIYVRIDAPEGAFPKGTTVSVEAKNDDSIISAATKAAEDQAGDDYTVEKVIAVDITFSYDGHEIEPLVPISVSLTTSEIANANEASVVHVDDSGNASVVGASINGNKAEFSSDAFSVYAVVTGTHDENSRLLVKFFNGTTEIASIYVKESDKMEEVLYDPGVGTLAEDVIFMGWTTDEEYTTESTVYTIDGVRNAIANYENWESVKDGDTVIYYAALFKQYTVTYLDETNTALSENVISIKATASGEELVQEYTVNQAYSPSDDIHDFQGWNVIDVDSQDNIVKLNGEDYTYKEGNTFQNKDVISIIGNVIFTVNAPEGHWLIYEENGKGATYTAPQFILSDEVTVEPDPTRMVRKGYTFDGWYLGAPETIGVTDPTGAEFEFGRKLETKTTIYAKWTAVEEAPFTILIWKEKEGGSGSYEFAESYVGTGTVGESIKDSIIKEFTTGDLKYITIDGEKYGGITSVSSGTESDPYTGFTYSNTEDDEIVPEGTAVANIYFDRVQYTFRFYVTRTNNRGNSPEGSSAYSENGTYYGNWGTGLSYITSISGLGDISYESSGRYRYYYYSITAYYGDDISSLWPQYSSVTSSSTFVSWILMPSAKARIGDGGGQDTVKGSISIMDEQILGNLSSKSGNFVTARYGNPNAWTYYIHFGTTNAAGNIVYSETPDKTLDVKSQATSYTGQHAPAYDGYTNDADLTTGSTRSPYYVHFYYIPNKYAINFMDGAYIDGNGNVIENKSGENLSTTENITYKSDISSYNDYKPADVAGYIFDGWYMDKACTEGNEYVFDTMPLGSITVYAKWRQIEYRVFLHPNAGTDSTLSWGSNSQAMNFRIAYNGTISVPTGTRTGYTFVGWYTDEACTQVFNAEGFKLNETTVTTDYDKTSHFTDPMDKWGNGATSNKDVDRFWIKKEFNLYAKWRSTIEGADGINVEYSSYDTTLSVGSDTTKADSKTYVDQAKATAFPAVTAPTGYQFDHWVMQTWNGKSGEDGKYIDVEGSIIYPGQSYEVLLANAQKISNNDDEGTFTYIVRLRAAYKEVEEPTVTFIPWFENDGTEAFHEDTTNAEGKALVVNEAVNIQEALTREGYTFIGWARVDMGETTDAAISFMKTQSNYKKDNLTVYISYDSSSGTYTYNGNAVTQVAADETMPYQAMFAVWEKIPEYDYTVYHVNEDGEEIATSDTGKMTFGETLEGEVFIKDDIEGYVYKEKTEDVVIGENAEDNVITITYEPAEFEYTVNHVDEQGNELADPDTGTKKFGETLEGQGFIKTDIEGYTYKEKTDDVTIGTDASKNVITITYEPAEFEYTVNHVDEQGNELADPDTGTKKFGETLEGQGFIKTDIEGYTYKEKTDDVTIGTDASKNVITITYEPAEFEYTVNHVDEQGNELADPDTGTKKFGETLEGQGFIKTDIEGYTYKEKTDDVTIGTDASKNVITITYEPAEFEYTVNHVDEQGNELADPDTGTKKFGETLEGQGFIKTDIEGYTYKEKTDDVTIGTDASKNVITITYEPAEFEYTVNHVDEQGNELADPDTGTKKFGETLEGQGFIKTDIEGYTYKEKTDDVTIGTDASKNVITITYEPAEFEYTVNHVDEQGNELADPDTGTKKFGETLEGQGFIKTDIEGYTYKEKTDDVTIGTDASKNVITITYEPAEFEYTVNHVDEQGNELADPDTGTKKFGETLEGQGFIKTDIEGYTYKEKTDDVTIGTDASKNVITITYEPAEFEYTVNHVDEQGNELADPDTGTKKFGETLEGQGFIKTDIEGYTYKEKTDDVTIGTDASKNVITITYEPAEFEYTVNHVDEQGNELADPDTGTKKFGETLEGQGFIKTDIEGYTYKEKTDDVTIGTDASKNVITITYEPAEFEYTVNHVDEQGNELADPDTGTKKFGETLEGQGFIKTDIEGYTYKEKTDDVTIGTDASKNVITITYEPAEFEYTVNHVDEQGNELADPDTGTKKFGETLEGQGFIKTDIEGYTYKEKTDDVTIGTDASKNVITITYEPAEFEYTVNHVDEQGNELADPDTGTKKFGETLEGQGFIKTDIEGYIYKEKTDDVTIGTDASKNVITITYEKVEVILFVDLTADDKSDTVMYDATEHTIIDTFTLTADDPANTVTASGEDFIITVNGRDYKLTGLTLSGGTGTDVDTYPVAIDGQYQVVTTIDDQEVDMTSSFTVVLPEDAALTITPAYVTLTSGTSSKTYDGTALTNPEVTQEGTYYERDGELTWNVTGTQTAVGSSPNYFTILINGDAVPLTPTPAQEDITPVEEEEQEPIQPIQEARNEVVTHHGRQYGDFDEIIETHNYIIRLVYGTLTVTDPGTPTPPPTPPTPPTPPTPPTFTIDPTPAPAAAAPVATPAVLGATRDEEIIAPEEPAVLGESRTRQTGDESQIPARILLMMICAGAIVTIMMIGRKKEEEQ